A stretch of the Desulforamulus ferrireducens genome encodes the following:
- a CDS encoding helicase-related protein — MERAEAENPSIAIEAVQDHLPALYFVFGRIRTEELAAEVGREWDFLFHDEKEQVLKAIQETEKEHPDIFQRGHRRILRKLLQQGIGYHHAGLSPVLKNLVERLYENRLLWVLFCTETFAAGVNFPAATTIFHSCRKWDGKEFRTLMNREFFQMAGRAGRRGFDRVGHVYIKIDDKFPEQTGFFDESEVESVYGRLAISPNTVLSLLKWKTDDEIDRFLTQNFSAYQERSAEREIKQLLSELDQRYQLVQSHFCDLKGEAACPLQRRKLIREQKRLRSSKYKNRPGSLERVEEIKQILAGQHNHRCLHEVCADARDELDALGYQRAGLVGQLNVIKQQSQKYIHEYHFVKGILENLGYIKGREFFPRGNFALELHVQEIFVTELAFAGILEDYPPEVVAGILAGVDYIPGRREFVPTPPYDFMPVVQLKEELLEAGVPPHFAVWAPTPGFVAHAWYTGQGIDYILENTSLQEGDIVSIIRRLIDLLRQIDDASHSNPALRERVREIRRVIDRDEVAVVF; from the coding sequence GTGGAGCGCGCAGAAGCAGAAAATCCCTCGATCGCTATTGAGGCGGTGCAGGATCATCTGCCGGCACTATATTTTGTTTTCGGGCGAATACGTACTGAGGAATTGGCGGCAGAAGTAGGGCGGGAATGGGACTTTTTATTCCATGACGAAAAGGAGCAGGTACTCAAGGCCATTCAAGAAACAGAAAAGGAACATCCAGATATTTTCCAGCGGGGGCACCGTCGTATTTTACGTAAGCTACTACAGCAGGGTATTGGTTATCATCATGCGGGCTTGTCGCCGGTGCTTAAGAATTTAGTGGAACGCCTTTACGAGAACCGTCTGCTTTGGGTCTTGTTCTGCACAGAAACCTTTGCTGCAGGGGTAAATTTCCCCGCGGCTACCACCATTTTTCATTCCTGCCGCAAGTGGGATGGTAAAGAATTTAGAACCCTGATGAACCGGGAATTCTTTCAGATGGCAGGACGTGCCGGCCGCCGCGGTTTTGACCGGGTGGGCCATGTCTATATCAAAATTGATGATAAATTTCCTGAACAGACGGGTTTCTTTGATGAGTCGGAGGTGGAATCCGTCTATGGGCGGCTAGCCATCTCACCTAATACTGTATTAAGCCTTTTAAAGTGGAAGACCGATGATGAAATAGATCGGTTTTTAACCCAAAACTTCTCGGCCTACCAGGAGAGAAGTGCCGAACGTGAGATCAAGCAGTTACTAAGTGAACTGGACCAACGGTATCAGTTGGTACAAAGCCACTTCTGTGACCTTAAGGGAGAAGCAGCTTGTCCTCTGCAACGTCGCAAATTAATTCGGGAACAGAAACGTTTACGTTCCTCAAAATATAAAAATCGTCCCGGTTCCCTTGAACGGGTGGAGGAGATTAAGCAAATCTTGGCCGGACAGCATAACCATCGCTGTCTGCACGAAGTCTGTGCCGATGCCCGGGACGAACTGGATGCCCTTGGTTATCAAAGGGCCGGTTTGGTGGGACAACTGAATGTTATTAAACAACAATCGCAGAAATATATACACGAATATCATTTTGTGAAGGGCATTTTGGAAAACCTAGGTTACATTAAGGGCAGAGAGTTCTTTCCCCGGGGTAACTTTGCTTTAGAACTACATGTGCAGGAAATTTTTGTCACCGAGTTGGCCTTCGCCGGCATCCTGGAGGATTATCCGCCAGAGGTGGTGGCAGGCATACTGGCAGGGGTTGATTATATTCCCGGCCGTCGGGAGTTTGTACCCACCCCTCCCTACGATTTTATGCCTGTGGTTCAGTTAAAGGAAGAACTACTGGAGGCAGGAGTACCACCCCATTTTGCTGTTTGGGCACCCACACCGGGTTTTGTTGCCCACGCCTGGTATACCGGCCAGGGCATAGATTACATCCTGGAAAATACCAGTTTGCAAGAGGGGGACATAGTTTCCATCATTAGAAGACTTATCGATCTGTTACGTCAAATTGATGACGCTTCCCACAGCAACCCCGCCCTGCGGGAACGGGTGCGGGAAATCCGCCGGGTCATTGACCGAGACGAGGTGGCAGTGGTGTTTTAG
- a CDS encoding DEAD/DEAH box helicase, giving the protein MAVKDKEHLKMIILTELPEDRPVKLVDLALKLKQRPQVLLSVLQSLVANRLLKVARLQTGEAGETVWLARNEVAESELAKAGEGEWGYRPQLVAVRQKQLAAILGDDARGKILRLLGDGQPRTLTQIKLALGYEELPALRNMEQLIELPDGSFTLRTSAAGKAEMDRRRQEYKLLEEKQAQQERLLQELLGNGQAVSKEELEQALGGPILPKIKYPVIRLTSGLYAQADSSAAWQDAANYLNRSGPLTMEDFVRKFRVHSTLVANLRSHREIPPFVILPDGKITTSYTVEGAAELSQRKARQEIKEKMEEIFRQQPFFNVSQIIEQPEQREIAVKMIEAADSYRVKINGVGLWTSPYLHGPKKIAQELKRLTGMHLAAEEGQELPPLTWLALHSMTVPEAAHKLKLTEEDIHNLCELEVLTSFRLAGGIRLWREEVKDIKYRPDLHKIVKKATKLTTGEAADLLNTTPDRIRRLIREGYLNSVGEVERENGRVGLLVRRGDIQAIEEKFPSIEHEWSLAAKQQRREAAQTAPVRKEKPPAGKKRPRRAVAPPPPTGPVELDRFQQQAVEAALAGKNVLVAAPTGTGKTVIAERLIQAVIERGKAAVYTSPLKALSNQKFVDFRNVFGHDMVGLVTGDISINPYAPLLIMTTEIFRNRCFSEPEGLADVACVVFDEIHYLDDPERGTAWEESIIFAPPHIKFLGLSATVPNIQEIANWMGEVRGEKVEVVLETNRAVPLVINWLSSDGVIMDEDEARDYIEEAVRKRSEQRRAEREAAKEAAREEGNYREGRRWKRRGGARRSRKSLDRY; this is encoded by the coding sequence TTGGCAGTTAAAGATAAGGAACATCTGAAAATGATAATCCTGACAGAATTACCGGAGGATCGTCCGGTGAAGCTAGTGGATTTAGCCTTAAAATTAAAGCAGCGACCACAGGTTCTGCTGTCCGTTTTGCAATCTCTGGTTGCCAATCGACTGCTTAAGGTAGCCAGGTTGCAAACAGGGGAGGCAGGAGAAACAGTTTGGTTGGCCCGTAATGAGGTAGCTGAGTCAGAACTGGCCAAGGCAGGGGAAGGAGAATGGGGCTATCGGCCTCAACTGGTAGCCGTACGCCAGAAACAACTAGCGGCAATTTTAGGGGACGATGCCCGGGGCAAAATTTTAAGACTTTTGGGGGATGGGCAACCTCGCACTCTGACCCAGATTAAATTAGCCTTGGGGTATGAAGAACTGCCAGCCCTGCGTAATATGGAGCAGCTGATTGAATTACCCGATGGTAGTTTTACCCTGCGCACCAGTGCGGCAGGTAAGGCGGAAATGGACCGTCGGCGACAGGAATACAAGCTTTTAGAAGAAAAACAGGCACAGCAGGAACGCCTGCTGCAGGAACTTTTGGGAAATGGTCAAGCAGTAAGTAAAGAGGAACTGGAGCAGGCCCTGGGTGGCCCAATTCTACCAAAGATTAAGTATCCGGTGATCAGGCTGACCAGCGGACTATATGCCCAGGCTGACAGTAGCGCAGCTTGGCAGGATGCGGCGAACTATCTTAACCGCAGCGGCCCCCTAACAATGGAAGATTTTGTTAGAAAATTTCGTGTCCATAGCACCCTGGTGGCTAACCTTCGTTCCCACAGGGAAATACCTCCCTTCGTCATTTTGCCCGATGGTAAAATTACCACTTCTTATACTGTCGAAGGGGCAGCGGAACTGTCCCAGCGTAAGGCCAGACAAGAAATTAAGGAGAAGATGGAGGAAATTTTCCGTCAACAACCCTTTTTTAATGTCAGCCAGATTATAGAACAACCGGAGCAAAGGGAAATTGCCGTTAAAATGATTGAGGCGGCCGATTCCTACCGGGTTAAAATTAACGGGGTTGGACTTTGGACCTCTCCCTATCTGCACGGGCCGAAAAAAATTGCTCAGGAACTTAAAAGACTTACCGGCATGCACCTGGCCGCAGAAGAAGGGCAGGAATTGCCACCCTTAACCTGGCTAGCCTTGCACTCCATGACTGTTCCAGAGGCGGCCCATAAATTAAAGCTCACGGAGGAGGATATTCATAACCTCTGTGAGTTGGAGGTCTTGACTTCTTTTCGGTTAGCCGGGGGAATTCGTCTCTGGCGGGAGGAAGTAAAGGATATTAAATATCGCCCGGATTTACATAAAATTGTTAAGAAAGCCACTAAACTGACCACAGGAGAAGCAGCCGACCTACTAAACACAACGCCCGATCGTATCCGACGTTTAATACGGGAAGGCTACCTCAATTCAGTGGGTGAAGTGGAAAGGGAAAACGGACGTGTGGGTTTGCTGGTTCGGCGGGGCGATATCCAGGCCATTGAAGAAAAATTCCCGAGCATCGAACACGAATGGTCTCTGGCAGCTAAACAACAAAGACGAGAAGCTGCCCAAACGGCACCGGTAAGAAAAGAGAAACCGCCGGCCGGAAAAAAACGCCCGCGCCGAGCGGTTGCGCCGCCACCGCCGACCGGTCCTGTAGAACTGGATCGATTCCAACAGCAGGCCGTAGAGGCTGCCTTAGCTGGCAAAAATGTGTTGGTGGCAGCACCCACCGGTACCGGTAAAACAGTTATTGCTGAGCGACTGATCCAGGCAGTGATTGAGCGAGGCAAGGCCGCTGTTTATACTTCGCCCCTCAAGGCCCTCAGCAATCAGAAGTTTGTCGATTTTCGTAATGTTTTCGGCCATGATATGGTGGGGCTGGTGACCGGAGATATCTCCATCAATCCCTATGCCCCCTTGCTCATTATGACTACGGAAATTTTCCGCAACCGCTGCTTTTCCGAGCCGGAAGGGTTGGCTGATGTGGCCTGTGTAGTCTTTGACGAAATTCACTACCTGGATGACCCGGAAAGGGGCACCGCCTGGGAAGAAAGTATTATTTTTGCCCCGCCCCATATTAAGTTTTTGGGGCTGTCCGCCACCGTTCCCAATATCCAGGAAATTGCCAACTGGATGGGGGAAGTAAGGGGAGAAAAGGTGGAGGTTGTGTTGGAGACCAACCGGGCAGTACCGCTGGTGATTAATTGGCTTAGTTCTGATGGTGTCATCATGGATGAAGATGAGGCGCGGGATTATATTGAAGAAGCCGTTCGCAAACGCAGTGAACAACGGCGGGCAGAACGTGAGGCTGCCAAGGAAGCAGCCAGAGAAGAAGGTAATTATCGAGAGGGCAGGAGGTGGAAAAGACGTGGTGGAGCGCGCAGAAGCAGAAAATCCCTCGATCGCTATTGA
- a CDS encoding GGDEF domain-containing protein: MKIFLVSFIAMTLAMAALGCATYQACYQILADDIGRRAQATALVAANLVEIDPVLINEISSLDILSARNHAAALDFKKKMAPLIKHSGVSYIYVEVKLTSDQVKYFVNPDEEGKYGVTPGTPMEYLYVLTSEDESYYSNKDRYDVGNQLRERVYTERVPMYSFPTHDAKWGYFITGYAPLYHHGYFIGLLGVDIAGEEFHAAVTSVRNIIGFSFGIIVLLGGFFLYRASLFLSKPMLIDGLTKLFNHQYMKARLQEEISRARRYQRPLSILMLDLDFFKRLNDSFGHQAGDQVLQRVAMLIKNSIREGDIACRYGGEEITVILPETSLAEATVVAERIRSAIGSAEYYVGPVASIQIKVTVSIGIAELTDETSPEMLLSKADQALYLAKSKGRNRCDCCA; encoded by the coding sequence ATGAAAATATTTCTGGTCTCCTTTATCGCCATGACACTGGCAATGGCTGCCCTTGGCTGCGCCACCTACCAGGCTTGCTATCAGATCTTGGCGGATGATATTGGACGACGGGCCCAGGCCACAGCCCTGGTGGCAGCTAATCTGGTGGAGATTGATCCTGTACTCATAAATGAAATTAGTTCATTGGATATTCTATCAGCCAGAAATCATGCCGCCGCCCTGGATTTTAAAAAGAAAATGGCACCTCTGATTAAACATAGCGGGGTTTCCTATATCTATGTGGAAGTTAAACTAACCAGCGATCAAGTGAAGTATTTTGTTAATCCTGATGAGGAAGGGAAATATGGTGTAACCCCAGGGACACCCATGGAGTATCTATATGTACTGACCAGTGAAGATGAAAGCTATTACTCCAATAAAGATCGCTATGATGTAGGTAATCAATTGAGAGAAAGGGTTTATACCGAAAGGGTTCCGATGTATAGCTTTCCTACCCATGATGCCAAGTGGGGCTACTTCATCACCGGTTATGCCCCTTTGTATCATCACGGTTATTTTATTGGTCTATTAGGGGTGGATATTGCCGGCGAGGAGTTTCATGCTGCGGTTACATCGGTGCGCAATATTATCGGGTTCAGTTTTGGCATTATTGTCCTCTTAGGTGGGTTCTTCCTTTACCGAGCTTCTTTATTCTTAAGTAAGCCTATGCTTATCGATGGTTTAACCAAACTATTTAATCACCAATATATGAAGGCTCGTCTACAGGAAGAAATTAGCCGGGCCAGAAGATACCAACGCCCCTTAAGTATCTTGATGCTGGATTTGGATTTCTTCAAACGCTTGAATGACAGTTTTGGTCATCAAGCCGGGGATCAGGTGCTGCAGCGGGTAGCTATGTTGATTAAAAATAGTATACGGGAAGGGGATATCGCTTGTCGTTATGGCGGAGAAGAAATAACGGTGATTTTACCCGAAACTTCATTGGCAGAGGCCACTGTTGTGGCGGAAAGAATACGTAGTGCCATAGGGTCGGCAGAGTACTATGTAGGACCGGTGGCCAGTATACAGATAAAAGTTACAGTTAGTATTGGCATAGCGGAGCTAACCGATGAGACATCCCCTGAGATGCTACTCAGCAAAGCAGACCAGGCTCTCTATTTGGCGAAAAGTAAAGGACGTAATCGTTGTGATTGTTGTGCCTGA
- the cobD gene encoding threonine-phosphate decarboxylase CobD translates to MHGGNVWQAEQFFGIPVHKLMDFSANINPLGPSPRAIEAVQRALEYIKFYPEPQAETLLKELAKQWSLPQDRLILGNGAAELIYALGRLLTPKRVLLPVPTFSEYAASFAASEQVPILLDRNEDFSLKPEQLYSLLEPEDLLIICNPNNPTGQLVSKDMLLVLVNQAKAKGAWVMLDEAFMDFVYPQQSLLRELSAYPNLIIVRSLTKIYALPGLRLGYLAAAPQIIDELYKNLPPWRVNVLAQVAGLASLQDQIYLSQTLALVNQQRQYLIDGFNAIPGLKALPAAANFILVDCRQAGCTAAAIRDYLAPRGILVRLCDNFQGLDKYFFRVAVRNQEQNHILLTELQQFIASHGK, encoded by the coding sequence ATGCATGGCGGCAATGTCTGGCAGGCGGAGCAATTCTTTGGCATACCCGTGCATAAACTGATGGATTTCAGCGCCAATATCAATCCACTGGGCCCCTCACCCCGGGCCATTGAGGCCGTGCAGCGGGCGTTGGAATACATTAAATTTTATCCCGAGCCCCAGGCGGAGACCTTACTAAAGGAACTGGCAAAGCAGTGGAGCTTGCCCCAGGATAGGCTAATCTTAGGTAACGGAGCCGCTGAACTTATTTACGCTTTGGGGCGGTTACTGACACCTAAAAGGGTATTACTGCCGGTGCCAACCTTCAGTGAATATGCAGCAAGTTTTGCAGCCAGTGAACAAGTGCCAATATTGCTTGACCGAAATGAAGATTTTTCTTTAAAGCCAGAACAGCTTTATTCTTTACTGGAGCCTGAGGACTTATTAATTATTTGTAACCCCAATAACCCAACCGGACAGTTAGTTTCCAAGGATATGCTTTTGGTTCTGGTAAACCAGGCAAAGGCTAAGGGAGCCTGGGTCATGTTAGATGAGGCTTTTATGGATTTTGTGTACCCTCAGCAATCCCTCCTGAGGGAATTGTCGGCTTACCCTAATCTGATAATTGTTAGGTCCCTGACTAAAATATATGCCCTGCCGGGGCTTCGCCTGGGCTACTTGGCGGCGGCACCGCAGATTATTGATGAGTTATATAAAAATCTGCCACCCTGGCGTGTGAATGTTCTGGCCCAAGTAGCCGGTTTGGCTTCTTTACAAGACCAAATATATCTAAGCCAAACCCTGGCCTTGGTGAATCAGCAACGGCAATATTTGATTGATGGCTTTAACGCCATACCAGGACTCAAGGCATTACCTGCGGCAGCAAACTTTATTCTTGTGGATTGCCGGCAGGCCGGCTGTACGGCTGCAGCTATAAGAGACTATCTGGCGCCCCGGGGTATATTGGTTCGTCTTTGTGATAATTTCCAGGGTTTGGATAAATATTTCTTTCGGGTGGCCGTCCGGAACCAAGAACAAAACCATATTTTATTAACCGAACTACAACAATTTATTGCTTCTCATGGCAAGTAA
- a CDS encoding GHMP kinase encodes MEFICHPAGAANRSTVVLRGKAAAPGTCGELVQGTIKGEPYLISCPIDLWSEVEVEIRESAEIRDGLGKSCQAAKLVMEYLGLPATPVTIKRVSALPESKGMASSTADIAATCQATARAFNQELPPEVIAAIAAKIEPSDGQMYPGITISNHLTGEPRRYLGEAPPLELVVADPGGKVDTVLFNCRQDLASKNFQKEPMVRQAIELVTRGILTEDWEMMGRGATISAQANQVLLPKPHLAQWRQWAADFKALGVLVAHSGTVMGMIMRPDGVAVEEAAAYIRSKRPDWVIWHTSMVSGGLR; translated from the coding sequence TTGGAGTTTATTTGTCATCCTGCTGGGGCAGCAAATAGGTCTACTGTAGTATTACGCGGTAAGGCCGCAGCCCCTGGTACCTGCGGAGAATTAGTGCAGGGTACCATTAAAGGAGAACCTTACCTTATTAGCTGCCCTATCGATCTGTGGAGCGAAGTGGAGGTAGAGATAAGGGAGTCGGCTGAGATTCGGGATGGATTAGGTAAATCTTGTCAGGCAGCTAAGTTAGTCATGGAATATTTAGGTTTACCCGCTACCCCTGTGACCATCAAGAGGGTTAGCGCGCTGCCCGAAAGCAAAGGGATGGCCAGTAGTACAGCGGACATAGCCGCTACCTGTCAAGCCACTGCCCGAGCCTTTAATCAGGAGTTGCCTCCGGAAGTTATTGCAGCCATTGCAGCAAAAATTGAACCCAGCGATGGTCAGATGTATCCGGGTATTACCATTTCTAATCATTTGACTGGGGAACCCAGAAGGTATTTGGGTGAGGCCCCGCCTCTTGAACTGGTGGTGGCTGATCCAGGGGGTAAGGTAGACACTGTCTTATTTAACTGCCGCCAGGATTTGGCCAGTAAGAACTTTCAAAAGGAACCCATGGTGAGGCAAGCTATTGAATTAGTTACCCGAGGAATACTGACCGAGGATTGGGAAATGATGGGGCGGGGAGCAACCATCAGCGCCCAAGCTAATCAAGTGTTGTTGCCCAAACCCCATTTGGCTCAGTGGCGTCAGTGGGCTGCTGATTTTAAAGCCTTGGGAGTGTTGGTAGCCCATAGCGGCACTGTTATGGGTATGATTATGCGTCCTGATGGAGTGGCTGTTGAGGAGGCAGCGGCTTATATTCGAAGTAAGAGACCCGATTGGGTTATTTGGCACACCTCTATGGTTAGTGGTGGTCTGCGATAA
- the cobS gene encoding adenosylcobinamide-GDP ribazoletransferase: MASSEELARSVSYYPLVGLLLGLAAAGINVFLQQLGLKLSADVLSLVAMMILTGGLHLDGLMDTADGLLSGKNREGQLEIMKDSRVGAMGVLTLGIVLLLKTAFLSEINLDLKVEALIIMPVAGRWAMVYAITRYPYARPGGGLGNCLKQAGLFQLLVASLTLLVICVGLAGLHGLAIIIVILLAALGIIRTIYKRLGGMTGDTYGATGELIETWSLFVILLGQQIGLL; the protein is encoded by the coding sequence ATGGCAAGTAGCGAGGAATTAGCCCGATCAGTGTCGTATTATCCACTGGTAGGTTTATTGCTGGGTTTAGCTGCTGCAGGCATCAATGTTTTTTTGCAGCAGCTTGGCTTAAAGCTGTCTGCCGATGTGTTGTCCTTAGTGGCAATGATGATACTCACCGGGGGACTGCACCTTGACGGTTTAATGGATACTGCAGATGGCTTACTCAGCGGTAAAAACCGAGAAGGACAATTAGAAATTATGAAGGATAGCCGAGTGGGGGCAATGGGTGTTTTGACCCTAGGCATAGTCTTGTTGCTCAAGACGGCTTTCCTCAGTGAAATAAATCTTGACCTGAAAGTGGAAGCCTTAATCATAATGCCAGTTGCCGGTAGATGGGCCATGGTTTATGCCATTACCCGCTATCCCTATGCCAGACCTGGCGGCGGATTGGGGAACTGCTTAAAGCAGGCAGGCTTATTTCAATTGCTGGTGGCCAGTTTAACCTTGCTGGTAATCTGTGTTGGCTTAGCTGGCTTACATGGATTGGCAATAATAATAGTAATATTATTAGCTGCATTGGGCATCATCAGAACCATCTATAAGCGTTTGGGTGGTATGACCGGAGACACTTACGGAGCCACCGGGGAGTTGATTGAAACTTGGAGTTTATTTGTCATCCTGCTGGGGCAGCAAATAGGTCTACTGTAG
- the cbiB gene encoding adenosylcobinamide-phosphate synthase CbiB: MSMLVVTALALDLLVGDPRWLPHPVVIIGKLIEKLENCLRRFNLSNLGLRLGGMLLVAITCTVTYLVTWGLLVLVGKVHVYLELFLHIWLLSTTLAVKSLHQHARAVLKPLLQGDLATARRAVALIVGRDTDGLNEQEVTRATVETVAENTVDGILAPLFYAFIGGAPLAMTYKAINTLDSMIGHRDERYLYLGWAAARLDDLANYLPARLAGLLYILAAFGTPGGMRETARAIQQDAPQHPSPNSGIPEAAVAGALGIRLGGTNYYRGQVSHRAVMGPGKYSLACGHIEQALGLTRRVTALAVVVGVLAGIILGG; encoded by the coding sequence ATGAGTATGCTGGTAGTGACAGCCCTGGCGCTTGATCTTTTGGTGGGGGATCCCCGTTGGTTACCCCATCCGGTGGTGATTATAGGTAAGTTAATTGAAAAACTGGAGAACTGTCTGCGTCGGTTTAATTTATCTAACCTGGGCTTACGCCTGGGTGGTATGCTGTTAGTGGCCATAACCTGTACCGTGACCTACCTGGTTACCTGGGGTCTCCTAGTGCTGGTGGGGAAGGTTCATGTGTATCTGGAGCTTTTTCTCCATATCTGGCTGTTATCCACCACCCTGGCGGTCAAAAGTCTGCATCAACATGCCAGGGCTGTTCTGAAACCTTTACTCCAGGGGGATTTGGCCACTGCCCGCCGTGCTGTGGCGCTGATTGTGGGTCGGGATACCGATGGTTTAAATGAGCAGGAGGTGACCCGGGCCACTGTGGAAACGGTGGCTGAAAACACAGTGGACGGCATCCTGGCACCGCTTTTTTATGCCTTTATCGGCGGTGCTCCCCTGGCTATGACCTACAAAGCCATCAACACCCTGGACAGCATGATTGGCCATCGGGATGAGAGATACCTGTACTTAGGTTGGGCGGCGGCCCGTTTGGATGATCTGGCTAATTACCTGCCGGCGAGGCTGGCCGGGCTGCTTTATATTTTGGCGGCCTTTGGCACTCCCGGTGGCATGCGGGAAACTGCGCGGGCTATTCAACAAGATGCTCCGCAACATCCCAGCCCCAACAGCGGCATTCCGGAAGCAGCGGTGGCCGGAGCATTGGGTATTAGGCTGGGTGGCACCAACTATTACCGGGGACAGGTTTCCCACCGTGCGGTCATGGGGCCGGGGAAATATTCTCTGGCATGTGGGCATATTGAACAGGCGTTGGGGCTGACGCGAAGGGTTACTGCTTTGGCGGTGGTGGTGGGAGTGTTAGCCGGGATAATCCTTGGTGGTTAG